The Cervus elaphus chromosome 20, mCerEla1.1, whole genome shotgun sequence genomic interval aagagacaggaatgccaaaccaccatacctgcctcttgagaaatctgtatgcagatcaagaagcaacagttagaactggacatggaacaacagactggttccaaattgggaaagaagtacctcaagcctgtatattgtcaccctgcttatttaactaatatgcagagtacataatgcaaaatgctaggctggaagcacaagctgggatcaagatagctgggagaaatatcaataacctcatatatgcaggtgacaccacccttatggcaaaaagcaaagaagaactaaagagcctcttgatgaaagtgaaagaggagagtgaaaaagttggcttaaaactcaacattcagaaaacaaacatcatggcatccagtcccatcacttaatggcaaatagatggggaaacaatggaaacagtgaaagactttattttcttggggtccaaaatcactgcagatggtgactgcagccatgaaattaaaagatgctgttccttggaagaaaagttatgaccaacctaaacagcacattaaaaagcagaaacattactttgccaacaaaggtccatctagtgaaggctatagtttttccagtagtcatgtatggatgtgagacttggactataaagaaagctgagagctgaagaattgatgttttttaactgtgtgcggtgttggagaagactcttgagagtccctgggactgcaaggagatccaattagttaatcctaaaggaaatcagtcctggatactcattggaaggactgatgctgaagctgaaactccaatactttggtcacctgatgcaaagaactgactcactagaaaagaccctgatgctgggaaagattgaaggtgggagaaggggacaaaagaggatgagatggttagatggcatcatcaattcaatggacatgagtttgagtaagctccaggagttggtgatggacaggtgtgtgcagtccatagggtctctaagagtcggatgtgactgagtgactgaactgaattgaactgactgtAAGATATTTAGgactattaataaatatgtttggTAGCACACTGACAAATTTTTATACAGAAAAAGTGCATGTTTTTAGAAACCAAAAATAGTATTTATAAATTTGCCCATCTACAGAATACTAATCTACAGAATACTAATATAGAATACTAACATAAAAGACAGTTCATAATTGcttatttcttcagttcagttcagttcagttcagttcagtactccattcccaatttcaagccaatctgttgttccatgtctagttctaattgttgtttcttgacctgcatacagatttttcaggaggcaggtaagatggtctggtattgccatctcttgaaaaattttcctctgtttgttgtgatccacacagtcataggctttggcatagtcaataaagcagaagcagatgtttttctggaactctctcgctttttcgatgatccaacagatgctggcaatttgatctctggttcctctgccttttctaaattcagcttgaacaaatggaaattcacggttcacgtactatggaagtctggcttggagaattttgagaattactttgctagtgtgtgagctgagtgcaattgtttATGTGAtgagtgtggtagtttgagcattctttggcattgccgttctttaggattggaataaaaactggccttttccagttctgtgaccactgctgagttttccaaatttgctggcatattgagtgcaacattttcacagcatcatcttttaggacttgaaatagctcagctggaatttcatcacctccactagctttgtttgtggtgatgcttccttaggcccacttggctttgcattccaggatgtctggctctacgtgagtgatcacaccatcatgactgtctgggtcatgaaaatcttttttgtatagttcttctgtgtattcttgccatctcttcttaatatcttctgcttctgttaggtccataccatttctgtcctttattgtgccagtCTTGCttatttcttagttttcattAGAAACTAAGGTATTAAAGGTTAAGAATTCTAATTAATATACGTaactaaaactattaaaataaggaaaaaaactttTCGGCAAAGAGGgaattataaagaataaaaatatgacaactatataccaataaaatggacaacctgaggaaatgaataaattcttagaaaggtaccaTCTCctaaactgaaccaggaagaaagataaactatgaacagaccaattatgGGTACTAAAACTGAATCTATAAATacaaaactcccaacaaacacacacccaggaccagatgacttcacaggtgaattctactaaacatttaaagaagacttaacacctatccttctgaaactattcctgaaaatttcagaggaactACTGAACtctttctatgaggccatcatcaccctgatcccaaaaccaaacaaagacatCACACAGAAAAGTATACGCCTATATAACTGATGAACAGATatgtaaaaattctcagcaaaatactagcaaactaatccaataatacattaaaaggatcatataccatgaatAAGTGAGATatccagggatacaaggatttttCAGTATCCATAAATCAATCAATTCAAACACTATATCaacaaattaagaataaaaaccatatgatcacctcaacagatgtagaaaaagctactgatgaaattcaaattccatttatggaaaaaaaaacaataataataaaagcagagagattccatggtggtctagtggttaagaattcacttgccaatgcaggagacataggtttaatccctggtctgggaagattccacgtgccgtggagcaactaagcctgtgtgccacactACTGAGCCAGCAGTCTAGAACCTACAAGCTGCAATGacggagccacaactactgaagcccatgtgcctagagcctgtgccccacagcaagagaagccaccacagtgagaagcctgtgtactgcaacaaagagtagcccccactcactgcaactaaagaaagcccatgtgctacaattgaggcccaacacagccaaaaataaacaatcttTAAAGAGAtaccattcttaaaaaaaaaaaaaaactctccataaagtgggcatagagggaacatacctcaacataggcTATGTATAACAAACCCACATCTAGCATAATACTCAATGGTGAGAAGCTGAAAGCATGCTCTCtaacatcaggaacaagacaaggatgcccactctcactacttttattcaatatagttttgaaaGTACTAGCCAtaagcaatcagacaagaaataaaaggaatccaaattggaaaggaagaagtaaaactgtcactgttactatacatagaaaatcctaaagacactatCAGAAAACTAGTAGAGTTCATCAAAGAAgccagtaaagttgcaggatacaaaattaataaacagaaatctcttgcattcctatatactatcaataaactatcagaaagagaataaGGAAACAACCTTTTTTGCCATCACATTGAAAAGAATATCAAAAATATCTAGGGATAAACATATCTAAAGAGGCAAAACACATGGACTTGGAAAGCTAtcagatgctgatgaaagaaatcaaagatgacactaacagatggaaaaatataccatgttcttggattgaaaaaaatcaatattgtccAAATGACCATATTACTCAAGGCaagctacagattcaatgcaacctcTATCAAATtgccagtggcatttttcatagaactagagcaaaaaaaaatctttaaatttgtatggagacacaaaagaccgcAAATAGCCAaaagaatcttgagaaagaaaaatgaagctagaGAAATCAGgttccttgacttcagactatactacaaagctacagtcatcaaaacagtatggtactgacacaaaagtaaaaatatagatcactggaacaggatagaaaacccagaaataaacccaggcacCTACTATCAATTAACATATGACAAAGTAGACAAGACTACACAATGTtggaaaaacagtctcttcaacaaatggtgctgggaaaactggacagctacatgtaaaaaaaaaaatgaaattagatcattctttaataccatacacaaaaatagactcaaaataGAACCAAAGACATAAATGTGAGactagacactataaaactcctagaggaaaacataggcagaacactctgacataaattgcagcaacatctttctttatctgactcccagaataatgtaaataaaaacaaaaattaaacaaatgagtccaacttaaaaacttttgcacagcaaaggaaactataaacaaaatgaaaagacaacccacagatggGGAGAAAATTTTGTGAATGATGTGACCTGACAAACGATTAGTCTCCAAATTTTATAAACAGTGCATAATGCTTaacaacatcaaaacaaacaactcagtcaacaaatgggcagaggacctaaatagacatttctccaaagaagatgtacagatggccaagaggcacatgaaaaactaattattaaaaaattaaaatcaaaactacaatgagatatcacctcacaccagtcagaatggctatcatcaaaaaatccaaacaataaatgctagagagggtgtggagaaaagggactcctcctatgctgttggtgggaatgtaaactggtacagctattatggagaacagtatgcaagtaccttaaaaagtaaaaatagagctactatatgaccctgcaatcccattcctgggcatgtatccagaaacaaaaaaacacttgATCTGTAGGGATTCATGCACaccagtattcattgcagcactgtctacaatagccaagacatggaagcaacctaaatgtccattgacagatgaacaaGAAGATGAGGtacatgcatacaatggaatactcagccattaaaaagaatgaaatagggccatttgcagcaacatggatggacctagagagtgtcatactgggtgaagtaagtcagacagagaaggagaaatatagtATGACAGCTGttatgtgtggaatctgaaaagaagtgatacaaatgaacttacttacaaaacagaaagagactcaaagacttagagaatgaacttggggtgccagggagaaggatggggggatggaatagttagggagtttgggatggacatgtacacactgctatatttaaaaggcATAACCAATAatgatctactgtatagcacatggaactctactaaatgttatgtggcagcctagatgagaggggaatttgggggagaatggatatatatatatatgtatggctgagcccctttgctattcacttgaaactatcatgacactgttaatcagctataccccaatataaaataaaaggtttttaaaaaatgggcagaagacctagacATTTCCAAAAAatacatacagatgaccaacaggaacatgaaaatatgttcaatagtgctaattatcagagaaatgcaaatcaaaactataatgacacATCACCGCACACAAGTTAGAATGCCTATCATCAAAAGGTCAATAAATTGTAAATAATAATAgaggatggagaaaagagaaccctcctacagtgGGGTGGGAATATGAAATGGTGCAGatgctatggagaacaatgtcgaagttccttaaaaaactaaaaatagagttgccatatgatccagcaatcccactcctggtcatgGATCCAAAGAAaaatctaattcaaaaagatacatgcactcctgtgttcacagcagcatgatTTACAATACCCGAGACATGGAcccaacctaagtgttcatcaacaaataaatggataaagaagatgtggtgtgtgtgtgtgtgtgtgtgtgtgtgtacacacaatggaatactactcaggaatagaaaagaatgaaataatgccatttgcagcaacatggatggacctagagataaaaatactaagtgaaataagtcagacagagaaagacaaatgtcatatgtatcatttatatatggaatctaaaattatgataaaaatgaacttattccCATaacggaaacagactcacagacatagaaaataaatttatggtaaccaaaggggaaaagggaggaatGATTAGGAGCTTGCcactaacagatacacactaccatatataaagtaaacaacaaggacctactgtatatcaccagggactatatttaatatcttgtaacaaactatgatggaaaagaatattctgAATTATATATAATTGAAACATTTTGCAGTACACTTGAAACAGTACAAAACTtgaatcaaatatacttcaatttaaaaataaaatggaaatgtactttgttaagagaaaataaagtgattttGTGCTAAAGctgattatttctctttttttccttttttttaaaaaaagctggctctttctaaatgggaaagaaaacgAGAGACAAACTAATACGCATATAGAAAGTTGTAAAAGGCTtgtgagaaagaaaagataactTTAGAAAGGAATTCTATGTGCAGTCCAGTCTGGCTATGATTAGAATGAGTTTAACAAAGTAAATAAAGCTCAGTATTAAATGTCAGGTGGTGCAAAACTAGaatctgatttttctttccattgaGAGGACAAAGTTTTCTTGAAATATTGATCTTTTGGTAACAATGTACCAAatgtttctttacctcttaagtGATCTATTATAATTTCACATATTTTGACTTTAAAATCTTTTACTGTCTCTTTGGTTAATGAATAAGTATTTACTGGGACCTATGATCCTACTTTATCAAGTGCTTTAAAAACTTGATATCTTTGACAAACCTTCCCCAAGGTAAATTCTAAATGAAGTTCTTTTGACATCTAACTCACTTGGAATGCTTCAGAGGGCCCTAAAATAACtcaaaaagagattttttttttttttttttggaattcagcatcaatgaaagtttttattatatccagtatttttttgtgtgtgggttttgtcatacactgatatgaatcagccatagatttacacgtattccccacccagatcccccctcccacctcccaaaaAGAGATATTAATTACACCTTTCAGTATATTAAGTAACATGGGAAATGTTGTCAAATGAGTTATAATTAACACTTCTAGATTATACTATATAGGTAATTATTATCATATAAAATTACTAAAAGTGTCCTGGCGACTTATGTGTCATAATTCTAGTTATTGTATTAAAATTTTGTATGTCACAGAAATAACCAAATTTCACTGACAGTTATATTGTAATCAGATCATTTGTCTTTTGACATTTATGGGCAGTTATTGTTgtattcccttggactgcaaggagatccaaccagtccaccctaaaggagatcagtcctgggtgttcattggaaggactgatgctgaagctgaaactccaatactttggccacctcatgcgaagagttgactcattggaaaagaccctgatgctgggagggattgggggcaggaggagaaggggatgacagaggatgagatggctggctggcattaccaactcgataggcatgagtttgagtaaactccaggagttggtgatggacagggaggcctggcatgctgcaattcatggggtcgcaaagagttggacacaactgaacgactgaactgaactgaactgatctgattgTTGTACtctgattctttttaaaagaatgtagatCTTGAAGATTCATAAAAAGGATGTTTTTACAAATACACATTTCTGGTAACTTTTAAATGATTCCACTGAACTGAGTGAAAAATTTACAAAACTGTAAATGGAAAACCTGATGGCTTAATAAAACTACTAACAAAAAAAAGTCAAGGTCAACAAGGTTTAATTCCATGGCACTGAATGAactgaatttataattttatggcTGTTTGAAATATTGCTGGCTTTTAATCTTTGTTCTCTGGATATGAGGAAACATTTCCTCTTATGCCTACTATAACTTGCAGCAAGTTGAGAAAGTATACCTTTGCAAACAAAGATggagtatttatctttttctttctatctaATCCCTCCAGCATTTGGCCTCTCCAGCTGGCCCCTCTCTGGACTTGATGGCTTCTCGTGATCTACACTGCAACCAGTTATAttaatcattgttttaatttattctCTCTCTGTTGTTTTCAAATTATTCATGCTTTGTTTCCTTCATTGCTGTACTGTGACCTTAAAAATGTTACTAGCTATATTACTTATACCTTAATTATTTTATAAGATTATTGTCTCTTGCATTACCTTCTGTGCATCCAGGTCTCTGATAAAATTAATGATGGTAAACCTCTATATATTGCATATCTACCTCCATATTGGTttctcaggtggccctagtggtaaagaactggcctgccagtgcaggagacataagaggtgtaggttcgatccctcagttgggaagatctcctgaaggagggcttcacagcccactccagtattcttgcctgagtaatccccatggacagaggagcctagcaggctgctgtccatgggctcacaaagagtcagacacaattgaaacaacttagcacacacacagctctaTATAAAATTCATTGTAGTGGTGCGACTCTAGATACGGGAAGAAGTGACAAAGGGAAACATATCCTGGGTCATAATAGACTAGTTAGTAAGACAGATGATCCAGAGAAGTTTTAGTATATTAACAGTGTCCAGCTGTAGCGTAGAAATGACCTATCAATGAAGTCCTTGTCTGACCTAGAAATGAGCCTTCCTAGCACCATGGGACAAACTGGTGATGAAATGCCTCCCAAACCTTGGTCAAATTTATGGCCTAAAGAAGCTGTAAACAAAAAGAATAGAGTCTCACTCACTACCTGGTTAAGAAAAGGACTAAGCTGCAACCCACAGCAATCACTCACAGACTGTGTGCCTtcaggggagttcaggatggagaaaaccAGAATGAAACATTCTGTGTTTTGGACACAGGGTCCCCTAGAGAGTTAGGTTGCATCTTGAATGAAGAATTACAAAGACCCGAGATTCACCCATCTTCCTACACATAGAAAAGCATTAagatcattaacttgagatgttgGTTTTTTGATGATTAGCAGCAATCTTTTACCAACATGTATATTTGATGATGtcatgaaaaaaatgcacaacctaaaagttgagaattatgttttatactGTAATTCTCTGAGGACTTCAGAGCAGTCCCTTacagctatctgagaggctgcttCCTGGGCTTGAAGAGGTAAGGAAGGAGCCAGGATACATAGGAGCTTTGTAACAAAACCAAGTAGTTggaatatcaaaagattactgttaattaaagaaaatcagacatctcaagttaatgaatttagcactgTTCTGTGTATAAGAAGCTACaaaagtctgggctcactgaaatcgtTACTTTGATAGGTACCTCAGCTATCTGAGGCCAGTATCCTGTATTTTCCCATCCTGAGTCTCTGCTGGGTACACTGCTGGGTACGGCTGCAGTGGATGATGGCTAGGTGGTGGGTATTGGGTTtccatcctgaattccctcaGGGCCCACCACAGGGAACAACTATAATGCAatggcttgatggctgcaacatcctttgtttactgccTTTGGCAGACAAATTTTTCATTCTCAACTATATGTATTTTCAAGGTGATAATTTATATCTACTGTCTTCTACCTTACCTCTTCATAGCAGTTACTCAGAGCTCTCCAAGAGGCTGTCACATAGGCTACAAGTCCTCAGTAAGACCCCCAAATAAGACTGAAACTCACTGCATTTATATTGTAGTTTTTTACTGtctcctccccccactccccagggGACATCTCCCTACAGAACAACTTCTTCTCATTCTGCAAAACAATTCTCTTTGTCAGAAGGAAGCTCTTGGCTTCCCAGGGCTTGACCACAGGTGGACCTCAAGCACAACAAAGGGGCTTAGAGAGTAGATAAACAGCTTGAAAGAGACACCAGATCTCATCCAGCAAATCATGGATGAAAGGTGACAGGAGGTGTGGAGCAGCAAGACTAGGCCAGGCCACACAGACCAACTGCCTGGCCCAGGACCTGAGCCCACTCTCACTGAGCCCCAACCTCCCTCATCCCTAGTCCTGCTGCAGCCAACCAAGCGGTGAGACGCTCAGGTGCACCTGTGCACCATCTTCCCAAAACAAACAGTGCCCGAGAGTTCCCAGGATTCCAAAGACCTAGGGCTGCCTGTACCCCacagcccaggccccagcaggcCACATACTGCAGCCCACATCTGTCCCACATCCTCCCTGCTGGGCAGTCATCCCGGTTCTTGCAAAAATCTCAGGGCAACAAGCCTTGGACCTAAACCAGAGCTGAAGAGAACTGGCTGAGGAAGCAGATTTCATGATGGGGGTGGGAATACAAAACAAGATTGTAGGCTGAAAAACATTGGACTAGAGCTTCAAATTCCCAAATCCATCATAAAGAGACTTTGTTACTCTCCGGTTGGTAGATTGAGGGTGAATGATGAGCTGGGAGGTGCAGACTGTGCTCCTCTAGAACCAAGGTGGCTCCACCCACACCACACAGCTCGGGGTTCCTATGGTTCTCCAGCTGCACTCAGCCCCAGAGGCTGGGTGGCAGGACTATGTGACTTCTGCATCCCCCTATGCCTGACATAGGGCCTCATACAGGGAGGAGGATCGGATCAGTGAATATAACTTAAAATGACGCACTACCCCATCTCTGAGATGGAATCTTGGGTaagtggaaggaagaaagaaggaagacatgGAGGGAAGGAAAGTGCCCTTCATAAGAGGCATCCTTATAAAATCTTCCCAAGAAGGCACCTACATATGGAAGAAAATCCCAGCACCAATGACATTCCCGGAAATCTCAGTACACCCCTAGAGAGGGAGCCAATAGCCACAGAGCCTTCTGGAGAGCAGGAGAAAATACTGTTTGTGTTTTTACTACTTCAAATCATTTTATTACTTCATATCATATCAAGACCTGTGTCGCAACTCTGCAAATGCCAGCTGCATGCAAACTCCTGAAGATTCTGCTTCATCCACACTTTCCAGAGCTGGGAACCCAGTCAACAAAAGAACCTGAgctttttttcaatttcatacAAGAAACAGAGAGCCACTGACTGCTGCCGCTAGAAGCCAGACACTCTGACTGGGAGCCCAGCACAATCTGTACTGGTTCTGCGACCTTCAGAAATTACTTATCCTTTCAGCTTAATTCCTTATCGGTAAAATGGAGAGGATAATCATTCTACCCTGTAGGAATGTTATAAAAGTTAAATCTAACACAATGTATGTCAGCTGCTGAGCAGAGATCTTGGAATAAACCAAGTTCTCAATAAATTCTATTTCTCATTGAAGTTTCAACTAGGAAAGCATCAGAAAgtagagggaagagaagagagatatAAATACTAGGAGGACCAGGGGAATTACCTCAAAACGGGTAATGAAGTCTTTCAAATTTGGAAATTCATCCAGACATGTGGGTTCAAATATGCGGTGCCGGTCAAGGACATCATAAACCAGGAAATCCACAAAGGTGAGCTGCAGAAAGACAATGCATGAATGTGCAACCAACTCTGAGTAAGAAAAAATAGTAGTTCTCCCTCCTCTGAAGCCATCCCACTGACCTTGTCCCCTGCGAACCAAGGCCTCTTCCCCAGAAACTCTGAGAACTGCTTCATCTTTTCAGGGATCTCCTTCAAGTAACCAGGCTTCAGTTTCTCCTAGACAAAAAACAGCTGTCACCACCCTCAGACACAGACTCCCTGACAGAATGCAGGCCTCCCAGAGTGGTGTCTGATCCCAGCTGCGGGTGAGCAGCAACGGCCTCTGACTGCACCTGGGTTCATGCCCACGCTGCAATTCAACCCACCTGTGTTCACTAAACTCCTATGGGTACCACCTCCCATCTGTGAGAGGTGATGGGAAAGCAAAGGGCAAAACCACACTCTCCCTGAACCTGTCACCAGTCAGCTCCAAACACCTGCCCGGGGTCAGATCAGCAGTGTTGTGGGACCTGGTGGAGCTTGGTCCTCAGAACTTAGGCCAATCAACACTAAAATGACTAGGAAAGAAGTCCTACATTCCAGTGTGGGAGCCAAGAATGGTGTGGACACCTGGGAAGTTTCTGGACAGTTTCTGGACAATTGGGGACAATTTGAGAAcctgaagggaaggagggagaggaacaAAGTCTGGCCCTGGGCTGCCTACAAGACACACATCCGGAGCCCTGAGATGCCAAGAAGGAGGACCTGGGCTAAGGAGGTATATACCATCTAGGAATTGAATTTCCACCCAGGGGAGGCTGGACTCTTCCTAAGATTGGTGGGAATTAGAATTTGCATTTTATGTTCTGGGGGTTCTGAGAGTCACTCTTGGGACTCTGTAGGGACAAGCTTGGTGGATCAAAAGAACCAAGTGGTTCAAATGGCAAAAGGACCAGTGTAGATGGGACCCTGTCTTGCATTTAAACTCTGGGCAACCCAGCCCAGTAGGAGGGGACTCACAAAGTCAGGGCTGTAACAGATCCTGGCCATGTGCAAGCGGACGTCCATAGTCTGGTTCTCCAAAATGTCCACACGGatcttctcctcctctgtctccccacctgTGGCCACACAACAGAGACTCACCCTCAGCATCCCactccagcccagcccaggggagTGGGCATGTGTTCCCCAGCCCCACTTACACATGTTGTGCTTGCGAGCGATGTAGCGAAGGATGGCATTGCTCTGGGTGAGCTTGTGAGGTCCATCAATTAAGTAGGGCAACTGGAAGAACAACAGGGCCTTTGTTGTGCAACACACAGGAGTCTGTGTTTGGAACACCAGACTCCCCTGCACCCCCTCCCTTGACCAAGGGTAGAGATGAAACCTGGCACTCACAGAGCCTGGCCCATGGTAGACACTAAATAATATGCTGTAAAATGGACACAGAACATCATAAAAGGGCAGGGGAGAGGACCAGGGAGCTGAGAGACAGAGCAGAAGGCACCAGATTCTGAAACCTCTAAGCCGGGAAAGGAAATGGATG includes:
- the LOC122676693 gene encoding glutathione S-transferase Mu 1-like gives rise to the protein MPMILGYWDIRGLAHAIRLLLEYTDSNYEEKKYTMGDAPDYDRSQWLNEKFKLGLDFPNLPYLIDGPHKLTQSNAILRYIARKHNMCGETEEEKIRVDILENQTMDVRLHMARICYSPDFEKLKPGYLKEIPEKMKQFSEFLGKRPWFAGDKLTFVDFLVYDVLDRHRIFEPTCLDEFPNLKDFITRFEGLKRISAYMKSSRFLPHPVYLKMAVWGSK